One window of Paenibacillus sp. FSL K6-3182 genomic DNA carries:
- a CDS encoding UvrD-helicase domain-containing protein — protein sequence MSHVYYTFPIGIRNSQVPFAEQAEAETSLQLVDPSQKDAGFFRSLEQFGISLNRPQIAAVRHNKGAALTLAGAGSGKTSVLVCRTAYLLAVQGALPQHILLMTFSKKAADEMRSRIRALPVLNPQAASGVEARTFHSFCLQLLRGRGYRQGILGETGQKHIFFKRLMRELLLQNEYEPETILAQLSAIKLQMINIEDLPASTTEERELKLLFTRYEQWKKEMDKFDYDDLLLEAYKLLRDDKALLATLQQRFQYIMIDEFQDTNQVQYVLVQMLADKHRNLMVVGDDDQTIYSFNGAKNDYILNFEHQYPGAATYVLDINYRSTSTIVGLGNAIIQYNKLRKEKSLFAVKPKGVSPSYARLKTTQDEAKLITDTISMQIAQGNRSFGDFAVLFRTASSSRALVELLLTKELPFIDFGDGQLFYDQWAIKPLVAHLRLAMDRRNFDAMEILLPSLYVNREQAMAFIWNQDKQRAKKWPLIHLLEFPQIKEFQKDKIKERIKLIKALAELKPAEAIMQLRQSFYDQFLETSKRHEMTEHKEGLKEVLDEFESAASTYDTIEAFLAYIDDITDKHAAVQQLQKHNHNRSAISLMSIHRSKGLEFPVVFVIGASEGILPHSSALAADKHSDRSSIQTGDNALAEALEEERRLAYVAVTRAQEELYISSPALYRGKPAELSRFIRSAFMSGEEEDGDTESALAWLCTSDSCEVWQRIITYEDSQSETRACPLCQSPMEQGTKILPKKKK from the coding sequence GTGAGTCATGTCTATTATACATTTCCCATAGGCATTCGGAACAGTCAGGTTCCTTTTGCCGAGCAAGCAGAAGCCGAAACGAGCCTTCAGCTTGTTGATCCAAGCCAGAAGGATGCCGGCTTCTTCCGATCTTTAGAGCAATTCGGCATATCGCTCAATAGGCCTCAAATTGCCGCAGTTCGCCATAACAAAGGAGCAGCGCTAACGCTGGCAGGAGCAGGATCGGGCAAGACGTCGGTACTCGTATGCCGAACAGCTTATCTGCTTGCTGTGCAAGGCGCCTTGCCGCAGCATATTTTATTAATGACTTTTTCCAAAAAAGCAGCCGATGAAATGCGAAGCCGAATTCGCGCTCTTCCTGTGCTTAATCCGCAAGCAGCAAGCGGCGTAGAGGCTCGTACCTTTCATTCCTTCTGCCTTCAACTGCTGCGAGGGCGCGGCTATCGCCAAGGCATTTTGGGTGAAACCGGACAAAAGCATATTTTTTTCAAACGTCTGATGCGGGAGCTTTTGCTGCAAAACGAATATGAGCCCGAAACCATTCTTGCACAGCTCTCCGCCATTAAGCTGCAGATGATCAACATCGAAGACCTTCCCGCTTCTACAACGGAGGAAAGAGAGCTAAAGCTGCTTTTCACCCGTTATGAGCAGTGGAAGAAAGAGATGGATAAATTCGATTACGATGATCTGCTGCTTGAAGCGTACAAGCTTCTGAGGGACGACAAGGCGCTGCTTGCTACCCTTCAGCAGCGCTTTCAGTACATCATGATCGATGAATTCCAAGATACGAATCAGGTGCAATACGTGCTCGTCCAAATGCTTGCCGACAAGCATCGCAATCTTATGGTCGTCGGCGATGACGATCAGACGATCTATTCCTTCAACGGTGCAAAAAACGATTATATATTGAACTTCGAGCATCAATATCCAGGTGCCGCAACTTATGTACTGGATATTAACTACCGCTCAACGAGCACGATCGTCGGACTTGGCAATGCTATCATTCAATATAATAAGCTCCGCAAAGAGAAATCGCTCTTTGCTGTCAAGCCCAAAGGAGTTAGCCCCTCCTATGCACGGCTCAAGACGACGCAAGACGAGGCAAAGCTCATTACGGACACGATTAGCATGCAAATTGCTCAAGGCAATCGCTCCTTTGGCGATTTTGCTGTTTTATTCCGTACTGCGAGCAGCAGCAGGGCACTCGTCGAGCTGCTTCTTACAAAAGAGCTTCCATTTATCGACTTCGGCGACGGCCAGCTCTTTTATGACCAGTGGGCAATAAAGCCGCTAGTTGCCCATCTGAGGCTTGCAATGGATCGCCGCAATTTCGATGCGATGGAAATTTTGCTGCCCTCGCTTTATGTCAATCGGGAACAGGCTATGGCATTCATATGGAACCAAGATAAGCAGCGTGCTAAGAAATGGCCGCTCATACATCTGCTTGAATTTCCGCAGATCAAAGAATTTCAGAAAGACAAAATCAAAGAACGCATCAAGCTTATTAAAGCGCTGGCCGAATTAAAGCCTGCTGAAGCTATTATGCAGCTTCGCCAATCCTTTTATGACCAATTTCTTGAAACGAGCAAGCGTCATGAAATGACGGAGCATAAGGAAGGTCTAAAGGAAGTGCTTGATGAGTTCGAGTCTGCGGCGAGCACATATGATACCATCGAAGCTTTTCTGGCCTACATTGATGATATTACGGACAAGCATGCTGCCGTGCAGCAGCTTCAGAAGCATAATCATAACCGCAGTGCGATATCTTTGATGTCCATTCATAGATCCAAAGGACTTGAATTTCCTGTTGTATTCGTCATCGGTGCCTCAGAAGGCATTTTACCGCATAGCTCTGCATTAGCTGCGGATAAGCATAGTGACCGGAGCTCCATTCAAACAGGCGACAACGCACTGGCAGAAGCGCTGGAGGAAGAAAGAAGACTCGCCTATGTTGCTGTTACTAGAGCCCAAGAGGAGTTGTATATCAGCTCCCCTGCTCTGTACCGGGGAAAACCAGCTGAACTATCAAGGTTCATCCGCTCTGCCTTTATGTCTGGTGAAGAAGAGGACGGTGATACAGAATCTGCTCTTGCATGGTTATGTACTAGCGATTCCTGCGAGGTATGGCAGCGTATTATTACGTACGAGGATTCACAATCAGAGACTCGTGCTTGCCCATTATGCCAGTCTCCAATGGAGCAAGGCACAAAGATATTGCCGAAGAAAAAGAAGTGA
- a CDS encoding GNAT family N-acetyltransferase has protein sequence MIEQAVKEDLKEVMPLLLSAIGHIAYTLAGTEDDSEVERILGDFYVREDNRISYKHVLVDRREDGIAGMLLSYSGDGAAELDVPFVTRPGRDEGVRADETIAVEAQEGDFYLDSIAVAARYQGQGIAKALISAFEQKGEEAGCSRLSLIVEPENTRAYAIYKKLGFTEDGTILVSGSPYIRMVKMK, from the coding sequence ATGATTGAACAAGCTGTGAAAGAAGACTTAAAAGAAGTAATGCCGCTGCTGCTATCTGCGATCGGCCATATTGCCTACACATTGGCAGGAACTGAGGATGATTCTGAAGTAGAGCGCATCCTTGGCGATTTTTATGTTCGCGAGGACAATCGGATTAGCTATAAGCATGTACTTGTCGATAGGAGAGAAGATGGCATTGCAGGAATGCTTCTTAGCTATTCAGGCGATGGAGCTGCAGAGCTGGATGTGCCATTTGTTACACGTCCTGGGCGAGATGAAGGTGTGCGTGCGGATGAAACGATTGCCGTTGAGGCACAAGAAGGTGACTTTTACTTGGATTCCATCGCAGTCGCCGCACGTTATCAGGGGCAGGGCATAGCTAAGGCGCTAATTAGCGCTTTTGAACAGAAGGGTGAAGAGGCTGGATGCAGCAGGCTGTCGCTGATTGTAGAGCCAGAAAATACGAGAGCTTATGCGATTTACAAAAAGCTTGGTTTTACTGAGGATGGTACGATTTTAGTGAGCGGAAGTCCTTATATCCGAATGGTGAAAATGAAGTAA